A genome region from Phocoena sinus isolate mPhoSin1 chromosome 16, mPhoSin1.pri, whole genome shotgun sequence includes the following:
- the SLK gene encoding STE20-like serine/threonine-protein kinase isoform X2, which yields MSFFNFRKIFKLGSEKKKKQYEHVKRDLNPEEFWEIIGELGDGAFGKVYKAQNKETNVLAAAKVIDTKSEEELEDYMVEIDILASCDHPNIVKLLDAFYYENNLWILIEFCAGGAVDAVMLELERPLTESQIQVVCKQTLEALNYLHDNKIIHRDLKAGNILFTLDGDIKLADFGVSAKNTRTIQRRDSFIGTPYWMAPEVVMCETSKDRPYDYKADVWSLGITLIEMAEIEPPHHELNPMRVLLKIAKSEPPTLAQPSKWSSNFKDFLKKCLEKNVDSRWTTSQLLQHPFVTVDSNKPIRELIAEAKAEVTEEVEDGKEEDDDEETENSLPIPASKRASSDLSIASSEEDKLSQNACILESVSEKTERNTSEDKFNSKILTEKPTTDEPENTVVGINEHVNDTHLEAMAELHNRATVIEENGREKRPKLENLPDTEDHETVDINSVNEGKENSIMITSETNIEQNLKPEEEGDQEKQQIFENEFIKSEEIEDTAIQTMDLVSQETGEKEADIQAIESEVEFTKEDTLEELGRDDKTEKDMISDTSKVIGTNEAEDVAQKATENSAEDAQSNDGKEVGEVGQILEIKSTEGPEAGGTEEVSIKEIVETNEIDEKSVEGKGEEQLISSSENRVETNEELGTNEVEITESSSTEGMEVRSAVTDGDQEALGSETRDAHEATAQMDTEQKDILCEVPIKAEPQVPATSQPSEPQPVVIPSININPEDAENKGEIGALSKTETMLAESENQKENDTDSGTGSTADNSSIDLNLSISSFLSKTKDNGSISLQETRRQKKTLKKTRKFIVDGVEVSVTTSKIVTDSDSKTEELRFLRRQELRELRFLQKEEQRAQQQLNGKLQQQREQIFRRFEQEMVSKKRQYDQEIENLEKQQKQTIERLEQEHTNRLRDEAKRIKGEQEKELSKFQNMLKNRKKEEQEFVQKQQQELDGSLKKIIQQQKAELANIERECLNNKQQLMRAREAAIWELEERHLQEKHQLLKQQLKDQYFMQRHQLLKRHEKETEQMQRYNQRLIEELKNRQTQERARLPKIQRSEAKTRMAMFKKSLRINPTATPDQDREKIKQFASQEEKRQKNERMAQHQKHENQMRDLQLQCEANVRELHQLQNEKCHLLVEHETQKLKELDEEHSQELKEWREKLRPRKKTLEEEFARKLQEQEVFFKMTGESECLNPSTQSRISKFYPIPSLHSTGS from the exons ATCCTCATTGAATTTTGTGCAGGTGGAGCAGTGGATGCTGTGATGCTTG AGCTTGAGAGACCATTAACTGAGTCCCAAATACAAGTAGTTTGTAAGCAGACTTTAGAGGCATTGAACTACTTACATGATAATAAAATCATCCACAGAGATCTAAAGGCTGGAAACATTCTTTTTACCTTAGATGGAGATATTAAGTTGG cGGATTTTGGAGTATCAGCTAAAAACACAAGGACAATTCAAAGGAGAGATTCCTTTATCGGCACACCCTATTG GATGGCTCCTGAGGTAGTCATGTGTGAAACATCTAAGGACAGACCCTATGACTACAAAGCTGATGTTTGGTCCCTGGGTATCACTTTAATAGAAATGGCTGAGATAGAACCACCTCATCATGAATTAAATCCAATGCGAGTGCTGCTAAAAATAGCAAAATCTGAGCCCCCTACATTAGCACAGCCATCAAAATG gtcTTCAAATTTTAAGGACTTTCTAAAGAAATGCTTGGAAAAGAATGTGGATTCCAGGTGGACTACATCTCAGCTACTGCAG CATCCCTTTGTGACTGTTGATTCCAACAAACCAATTCGAGAATTGATTGCAGAGGCAAAGGCTGAAGTAACAGAAGAAGTTGAAGATGGCAAAGAGGAGGATgatgatgaggaaacagaaaattctcTG CCGATACCTGCAAGTAAGCGTGCCTCCTCTGACCTTAGTATTGCGAGCTCTGAAGAAGATAAGCTTTCACAAAATGCTTGTATTTTGGAATCTGTCTCAGAAAAAACAGAACGTAATACTTCCGAAGATAAATTTAACAGTAAAATTCTTACTGAAAAACCCACCACCGATGAACCTGAAAATACTGTGGTAGGCATTAATGAACATGTTAATGATACTCATTTAGAAGCTATGGCTGAACTTCATAATAGAGCAACAGTAATTGAGGaaaatgggagagagaagagacccAAGCTTGAAAATCTACCTGACACAGAAGACCATGAAACAGTGGACATTAATTCAgtcaatgaaggaaaagaaaatagcataATGATAACTTCAGAAACAAATATTGAACAGAATCTGAAACCTGAGGAAGAAGGGGAtcaagaaaagcaacagatatttgaaaatgagtttataaaatctgaagaaattgaagacactGCTATTCAGACAATGGATTTAGTTTCTCAAGAGACTGGAGAAAAAGAGGCAGATATTCAGGCAATTGAAAGTGAAGTTGAGTTTACAAAGGAAGACACCCTCGAGGAATTGGGAAGAGATgacaaaactgaaaaagatatGATCAGTGATACAAGCAAAGTGATAGGAACAAATGAGGCAGAAGACGTTGCTCAGAAGGCAACTGAAAACAGTGCTGAGGATGCTCAGAGTAACGATGGGAAAGAAGTGGGTGAAGTAGGCCAGATACTAGAGATCAAGTCCACAGAGGGTCCTGAGGCTGGTGGTACTGAAGAAGTTTCTATTAAAGAAATAGTTGAAACTAATGAGATAGATGAAAAATCTGTAGAAGGTAAAGGTGAGGAACAGTTAATCAGCAGTTCAGAGAACAGAGTGGAGACCAATGAGGAGCTCGGGACAAATGAAGTTGAGATTACTGAATCAAGTAGCACTGAAGGAATGGAGGTCAGAAGTGCGGTGACTGATGGTGACCAAGAGGCTCTAGGAAGTGAAACTCGGGATGCTCACGAAGCCACTGCTCAGATGGACACAGAGCAGAAAGATATCCTGTGCGAAGTGCCAATTAAGGCAGAACCTCAAGTTCCTGCCACTTCACAGCCCAGTGAACCTCAGCCTGTTGTAATACCCAGTATTAATATCAACCCTGAAGAtgcagaaaataaaggagaaataggTGCTTTatcaaaaactgaaaccatgttAGCAGAATCtgagaatcaaaaggaaaatgatactgATTCAGGCACTGGTTCCACTGCTGATAATAGCAGCATTGACTTGAATTTATCCATCTCTAGCTTCCTAAGCAAAACTAAAGACAATGGATCAATATCTTTACAA gaaacaagaagacaaaagaaaacattgaagAAAACACGCAAATTTATTGTTGATGGTGTCGAAGTGAGTGTAACAACATCAAAGATAGTTACAGATAGTGATTCCAAAACTGAAGAATTGAGGTTTCTTAG ACGTCAGGAACTTCGGGAATTAAGATTTCttcaaaaagaagagcaaagagccCAACAGCAGCTCAATGGCAAACTGCAACAACAGCGAGAGCAAATTTTCCGGCGTTTTGAGCAGGAGATGGTG AGCAAGAAACGACAATATGACCAAGAGATTGAGAATCTAGAAAAACAGCAGAAACAGACTATTGAACGTCTAGAACAAGAACACACAAATCGCTTACGAGATGAAGCCAAACGCATTAAAGGTGAACAAGAGAAAGAGTTGTCCAAATTTCAGAATATGTTAAAGAACCGAAAGAAAGAG GAACAAGAGTTTGTTCAGAAGCAACAACAAGAATTAGATGGCTCTCTGAAAAAGATCATCCAACAGCAGAAGGCAGAGTTAGCCAATATTGAAAGAGAGTGCCTGAATAACAAACAACAGCTCATGAGAG CTAGAGAAGCCGCGATTTGGGAGCTTGAAGAACGACACTTACAAGAAAAACACCAGCTGCTCAAACAGCAACTTAAAGATCAGTATTTTATGCAAAGACATCAGCTACTTAAGCGCCATGAGAAG GAAACAGAACAAATGCAGCGTTACAATCAACGACTTATTGAGGAGTTGAAAAACAGACAGACTCAAGAAAGAGCAAGACTGCCTAAGATTCAGCGCAGTGAAGCCAAGACTCGCATGGCCATGTTtaagaagagtttgagaattaACCCAACAGCAACACCGGATCAGGATCgtgaaaaaattaaacaa TTTGCCTCtcaagaagaaaagaggcagaaaaatgagagaatggcTCAGCATCAAAAACATGAAAATCAAatgcgggatcttcagttgcagtgTGAAGCCAATGTCCGAGAACTGCATCAGCTGCAG aatgaaaaatgCCATCTCTTGGTTGAGCATGAGACTCAGAAACTAAAGGAGTTAGATGAGGAACACAGCCAAGAATTAAAGGAATGGAGAGAGAAATTGAGACCTAGgaaaaag acacTGGAAGAGGAGTTTGCTAGGAAACTACAGGAACAGGAAGTGTTCTTTAAAATGACCGGGGAGTCTGAATGCCTTAACCCATCAACACAGAGCCGGATTTCCAAATTCTATCCTATTCCTAGCTTGCATTCCACTGGATCGTAA
- the SLK gene encoding STE20-like serine/threonine-protein kinase isoform X1 — MSFFNFRKIFKLGSEKKKKQYEHVKRDLNPEEFWEIIGELGDGAFGKVYKAQNKETNVLAAAKVIDTKSEEELEDYMVEIDILASCDHPNIVKLLDAFYYENNLWILIEFCAGGAVDAVMLELERPLTESQIQVVCKQTLEALNYLHDNKIIHRDLKAGNILFTLDGDIKLADFGVSAKNTRTIQRRDSFIGTPYWMAPEVVMCETSKDRPYDYKADVWSLGITLIEMAEIEPPHHELNPMRVLLKIAKSEPPTLAQPSKWSSNFKDFLKKCLEKNVDSRWTTSQLLQHPFVTVDSNKPIRELIAEAKAEVTEEVEDGKEEDDDEETENSLPIPASKRASSDLSIASSEEDKLSQNACILESVSEKTERNTSEDKFNSKILTEKPTTDEPENTVVGINEHVNDTHLEAMAELHNRATVIEENGREKRPKLENLPDTEDHETVDINSVNEGKENSIMITSETNIEQNLKPEEEGDQEKQQIFENEFIKSEEIEDTAIQTMDLVSQETGEKEADIQAIESEVEFTKEDTLEELGRDDKTEKDMISDTSKVIGTNEAEDVAQKATENSAEDAQSNDGKEVGEVGQILEIKSTEGPEAGGTEEVSIKEIVETNEIDEKSVEGKGEEQLISSSENRVETNEELGTNEVEITESSSTEGMEVRSAVTDGDQEALGSETRDAHEATAQMDTEQKDILCEVPIKAEPQVPATSQPSEPQPVVIPSININPEDAENKGEIGALSKTETMLAESENQKENDTDSGTGSTADNSSIDLNLSISSFLSKTKDNGSISLQETRRQKKTLKKTRKFIVDGVEVSVTTSKIVTDSDSKTEELRFLRRQELRELRFLQKEEQRAQQQLNGKLQQQREQIFRRFEQEMVSKKRQYDQEIENLEKQQKQTIERLEQEHTNRLRDEAKRIKGEQEKELSKFQNMLKNRKKEVINEVEKAPKELRKELMKRRKEELAQSQHAQEQEFVQKQQQELDGSLKKIIQQQKAELANIERECLNNKQQLMRAREAAIWELEERHLQEKHQLLKQQLKDQYFMQRHQLLKRHEKETEQMQRYNQRLIEELKNRQTQERARLPKIQRSEAKTRMAMFKKSLRINPTATPDQDREKIKQFASQEEKRQKNERMAQHQKHENQMRDLQLQCEANVRELHQLQNEKCHLLVEHETQKLKELDEEHSQELKEWREKLRPRKKTLEEEFARKLQEQEVFFKMTGESECLNPSTQSRISKFYPIPSLHSTGS, encoded by the exons ATCCTCATTGAATTTTGTGCAGGTGGAGCAGTGGATGCTGTGATGCTTG AGCTTGAGAGACCATTAACTGAGTCCCAAATACAAGTAGTTTGTAAGCAGACTTTAGAGGCATTGAACTACTTACATGATAATAAAATCATCCACAGAGATCTAAAGGCTGGAAACATTCTTTTTACCTTAGATGGAGATATTAAGTTGG cGGATTTTGGAGTATCAGCTAAAAACACAAGGACAATTCAAAGGAGAGATTCCTTTATCGGCACACCCTATTG GATGGCTCCTGAGGTAGTCATGTGTGAAACATCTAAGGACAGACCCTATGACTACAAAGCTGATGTTTGGTCCCTGGGTATCACTTTAATAGAAATGGCTGAGATAGAACCACCTCATCATGAATTAAATCCAATGCGAGTGCTGCTAAAAATAGCAAAATCTGAGCCCCCTACATTAGCACAGCCATCAAAATG gtcTTCAAATTTTAAGGACTTTCTAAAGAAATGCTTGGAAAAGAATGTGGATTCCAGGTGGACTACATCTCAGCTACTGCAG CATCCCTTTGTGACTGTTGATTCCAACAAACCAATTCGAGAATTGATTGCAGAGGCAAAGGCTGAAGTAACAGAAGAAGTTGAAGATGGCAAAGAGGAGGATgatgatgaggaaacagaaaattctcTG CCGATACCTGCAAGTAAGCGTGCCTCCTCTGACCTTAGTATTGCGAGCTCTGAAGAAGATAAGCTTTCACAAAATGCTTGTATTTTGGAATCTGTCTCAGAAAAAACAGAACGTAATACTTCCGAAGATAAATTTAACAGTAAAATTCTTACTGAAAAACCCACCACCGATGAACCTGAAAATACTGTGGTAGGCATTAATGAACATGTTAATGATACTCATTTAGAAGCTATGGCTGAACTTCATAATAGAGCAACAGTAATTGAGGaaaatgggagagagaagagacccAAGCTTGAAAATCTACCTGACACAGAAGACCATGAAACAGTGGACATTAATTCAgtcaatgaaggaaaagaaaatagcataATGATAACTTCAGAAACAAATATTGAACAGAATCTGAAACCTGAGGAAGAAGGGGAtcaagaaaagcaacagatatttgaaaatgagtttataaaatctgaagaaattgaagacactGCTATTCAGACAATGGATTTAGTTTCTCAAGAGACTGGAGAAAAAGAGGCAGATATTCAGGCAATTGAAAGTGAAGTTGAGTTTACAAAGGAAGACACCCTCGAGGAATTGGGAAGAGATgacaaaactgaaaaagatatGATCAGTGATACAAGCAAAGTGATAGGAACAAATGAGGCAGAAGACGTTGCTCAGAAGGCAACTGAAAACAGTGCTGAGGATGCTCAGAGTAACGATGGGAAAGAAGTGGGTGAAGTAGGCCAGATACTAGAGATCAAGTCCACAGAGGGTCCTGAGGCTGGTGGTACTGAAGAAGTTTCTATTAAAGAAATAGTTGAAACTAATGAGATAGATGAAAAATCTGTAGAAGGTAAAGGTGAGGAACAGTTAATCAGCAGTTCAGAGAACAGAGTGGAGACCAATGAGGAGCTCGGGACAAATGAAGTTGAGATTACTGAATCAAGTAGCACTGAAGGAATGGAGGTCAGAAGTGCGGTGACTGATGGTGACCAAGAGGCTCTAGGAAGTGAAACTCGGGATGCTCACGAAGCCACTGCTCAGATGGACACAGAGCAGAAAGATATCCTGTGCGAAGTGCCAATTAAGGCAGAACCTCAAGTTCCTGCCACTTCACAGCCCAGTGAACCTCAGCCTGTTGTAATACCCAGTATTAATATCAACCCTGAAGAtgcagaaaataaaggagaaataggTGCTTTatcaaaaactgaaaccatgttAGCAGAATCtgagaatcaaaaggaaaatgatactgATTCAGGCACTGGTTCCACTGCTGATAATAGCAGCATTGACTTGAATTTATCCATCTCTAGCTTCCTAAGCAAAACTAAAGACAATGGATCAATATCTTTACAA gaaacaagaagacaaaagaaaacattgaagAAAACACGCAAATTTATTGTTGATGGTGTCGAAGTGAGTGTAACAACATCAAAGATAGTTACAGATAGTGATTCCAAAACTGAAGAATTGAGGTTTCTTAG ACGTCAGGAACTTCGGGAATTAAGATTTCttcaaaaagaagagcaaagagccCAACAGCAGCTCAATGGCAAACTGCAACAACAGCGAGAGCAAATTTTCCGGCGTTTTGAGCAGGAGATGGTG AGCAAGAAACGACAATATGACCAAGAGATTGAGAATCTAGAAAAACAGCAGAAACAGACTATTGAACGTCTAGAACAAGAACACACAAATCGCTTACGAGATGAAGCCAAACGCATTAAAGGTGAACAAGAGAAAGAGTTGTCCAAATTTCAGAATATGTTAAAGAACCGAAAGAAAGAG GTtataaatgaagtggagaaagcACCCAAAGAGCTGAGAAAAGAGCTCATGAAACGCAGGAAAGAGGAGCTTGCACAAAGCCAGCATGCTCAG GAACAAGAGTTTGTTCAGAAGCAACAACAAGAATTAGATGGCTCTCTGAAAAAGATCATCCAACAGCAGAAGGCAGAGTTAGCCAATATTGAAAGAGAGTGCCTGAATAACAAACAACAGCTCATGAGAG CTAGAGAAGCCGCGATTTGGGAGCTTGAAGAACGACACTTACAAGAAAAACACCAGCTGCTCAAACAGCAACTTAAAGATCAGTATTTTATGCAAAGACATCAGCTACTTAAGCGCCATGAGAAG GAAACAGAACAAATGCAGCGTTACAATCAACGACTTATTGAGGAGTTGAAAAACAGACAGACTCAAGAAAGAGCAAGACTGCCTAAGATTCAGCGCAGTGAAGCCAAGACTCGCATGGCCATGTTtaagaagagtttgagaattaACCCAACAGCAACACCGGATCAGGATCgtgaaaaaattaaacaa TTTGCCTCtcaagaagaaaagaggcagaaaaatgagagaatggcTCAGCATCAAAAACATGAAAATCAAatgcgggatcttcagttgcagtgTGAAGCCAATGTCCGAGAACTGCATCAGCTGCAG aatgaaaaatgCCATCTCTTGGTTGAGCATGAGACTCAGAAACTAAAGGAGTTAGATGAGGAACACAGCCAAGAATTAAAGGAATGGAGAGAGAAATTGAGACCTAGgaaaaag acacTGGAAGAGGAGTTTGCTAGGAAACTACAGGAACAGGAAGTGTTCTTTAAAATGACCGGGGAGTCTGAATGCCTTAACCCATCAACACAGAGCCGGATTTCCAAATTCTATCCTATTCCTAGCTTGCATTCCACTGGATCGTAA